A window of the Vibrio ostreae genome harbors these coding sequences:
- a CDS encoding cation:proton antiporter family protein, giving the protein MDLIIISAAFLAGFIALKCHLPPLVGFLIAGFALNGYGFESNETITTLADLGVTLMLFTIGLKLDVRSLLEKEIWAGATVHNLLSTAIFTLILMAFKTLGLDSLADVPVSSLVLLGFALSFSSTVFAVKSLQEKGELNATYGTLAIGILVMQDIFAVIFLTASTGKLPEWYAIGLFMLPFLRPLMFELLDRVGHGEMLILLGIFLALVVGAGLFELVGMKPDLGALILGMMLAGHNKASELSKSLFNLKELFLVCFFLNIGLSEEPTATGFFLALLLLILLPIKGMLYFWVINRFHFRVRTSLLASISLFNFSEFGLIVGGLAFKMGWLPGDILVALAISVPLSFIVAAPLSRKGHELYQRSSHWFDQPAPEVLHQRDALINPGNAQVLILGMGRIGTGAYEEMTQRYGQICLGVELREDAAKGHRDQGRNVISGDATDPDFWERILDTGHGKMVLLAMPHHQANQIALSLLKKRHFPGHIAAIAEYPDQMDSLIADGAHAAFNIYSEAGTGFARHVCDQLNPHFSRS; this is encoded by the coding sequence ATGGATTTGATCATAATCTCTGCGGCATTTCTGGCTGGGTTTATCGCACTAAAATGTCACCTTCCTCCGTTAGTCGGTTTTCTGATTGCCGGGTTTGCCCTCAATGGCTATGGCTTTGAGTCAAACGAAACCATTACCACACTGGCTGACCTCGGTGTCACCCTGATGCTGTTTACTATAGGTTTGAAACTGGATGTCCGTTCTCTGCTTGAGAAGGAAATCTGGGCCGGAGCCACCGTGCACAACCTGCTGTCGACCGCCATCTTCACCCTTATCCTGATGGCGTTCAAAACTCTGGGGCTCGACAGCCTGGCCGATGTACCGGTCTCAAGCCTAGTGTTGCTGGGTTTTGCGCTGTCCTTCTCAAGTACCGTATTTGCGGTTAAATCCCTGCAGGAAAAAGGCGAACTGAATGCCACTTACGGCACACTCGCTATCGGTATTTTGGTCATGCAGGATATCTTTGCCGTGATATTTTTAACCGCATCGACCGGTAAACTGCCGGAATGGTATGCCATCGGACTGTTTATGTTGCCATTCCTGCGCCCACTGATGTTTGAGCTGCTCGACCGGGTCGGCCACGGTGAGATGCTGATTCTGCTCGGTATCTTCCTGGCCCTGGTGGTGGGAGCTGGTCTGTTCGAACTGGTCGGGATGAAGCCGGACCTGGGCGCACTGATCCTCGGTATGATGCTGGCCGGACACAATAAGGCTTCGGAGCTCTCCAAATCCTTGTTTAACTTAAAAGAGTTATTTCTGGTTTGCTTCTTCCTGAATATTGGCCTGTCAGAAGAACCGACCGCAACCGGCTTTTTCCTCGCCCTGCTGCTGCTGATCCTGCTACCGATCAAAGGTATGCTTTATTTCTGGGTTATTAATCGCTTCCATTTCCGGGTGCGTACCTCGCTGCTAGCGTCAATTTCGCTGTTCAACTTCAGTGAGTTCGGCCTGATTGTTGGCGGACTGGCCTTTAAAATGGGCTGGTTACCGGGCGATATTCTGGTCGCCCTGGCCATCTCGGTACCGCTGTCGTTTATTGTCGCCGCACCACTGAGCCGCAAGGGGCACGAACTTTACCAACGCTCGTCACATTGGTTTGATCAGCCCGCGCCGGAAGTCCTGCATCAGCGCGACGCCTTGATTAACCCGGGCAACGCTCAGGTGCTGATCCTCGGTATGGGCCGTATCGGAACCGGTGCTTATGAAGAAATGACCCAACGCTATGGCCAGATCTGTCTGGGTGTCGAACTACGCGAAGACGCCGCCAAAGGTCACCGCGATCAAGGGCGCAACGTCATCAGCGGCGATGCCACCGACCCGGATTTCTGGGAACGTATCCTTGATACCGGACATGGCAAAATGGTGCTGCTGGCGATGCCACATCACCAGGCCAACCAGATTGCCCTGTCGCTGCTGAAAAAGCGTCACTTCCCTGGTCATATTGCGGCAATTGCCGAATACCCGGACCAGATGGACAGCCTGATTGCCGATGGCGCACACGCTGCGTTTAACATCTACAGCGAAGCCGGCACCGGTTTTGCCCGCCATGTTTGCGACCAGCTCAATCCACATTTCAGCCGCAGCTAA
- the asnB gene encoding asparagine synthase B has translation MCSIFGILDIKSDAAALRPVALEMSKKLRHRGPDWSGIYASDRAILAHERLAIVGLNSGAQPLYSPDRKLILAVNGEIYNHKEIRARYEGKYEFQTDSDCEVILALYQDKGADLLEELNGIFAFVLYDEEKDEYLVGRDHIGIIPLYQGHDEHGNFYVASEMKALVPVCKTIGEFPPGSSLSSKDAEPKRYYIRDWNEYAAVQNNATSKEDLTKALEDAVKRQLMTDVPYGVLLSGGLDSSITSAVAKRFAAMRIEDDEKSAAWWPQLHSFAIGLEGAPDLKAAREVADKLGTVHHEMTYTVQEGLDAIRDVIYHIETYDVTTIRASTPMFLMGRKIKAMGIKMVLSGEGADEIFGGYLYFHKAPNAQEFHEETVRKLLALNMFDCARANKSLAAWGVEGRVPFLDKEFIDVAMRLNPADKMCGNGKMEKHILRECFEHYLPESIAWRQKEQFSDGVGYNWIDTLKATAEAKVTDQQMETAKYRFPYNTPSTKEGYVYREIFEELFPLESAAHCVPGGPSVACSSAKAVEWDESFKNCIDPSGRAVKAVHNEAY, from the coding sequence ATGTGTTCTATCTTCGGTATTTTAGACATCAAAAGTGACGCGGCAGCACTTCGTCCGGTCGCTCTTGAAATGTCTAAGAAACTTCGTCACCGTGGCCCGGATTGGTCAGGTATCTACGCATCAGACCGAGCAATTCTGGCTCATGAGCGCCTGGCTATCGTTGGTCTGAATAGCGGTGCCCAGCCTCTGTACAGCCCAGATAGAAAACTGATCCTTGCAGTCAATGGCGAGATCTACAACCACAAAGAAATCCGTGCCCGCTACGAAGGCAAATACGAATTCCAAACCGATTCTGACTGTGAAGTTATCCTGGCACTGTACCAGGACAAAGGTGCCGACCTGCTGGAAGAGCTGAACGGTATCTTTGCATTCGTCCTGTACGATGAAGAGAAAGACGAGTATCTGGTAGGCCGCGACCACATCGGTATCATTCCGCTATATCAGGGTCATGACGAGCACGGCAACTTCTACGTAGCATCTGAAATGAAAGCGCTGGTACCGGTGTGTAAAACCATCGGTGAATTTCCTCCGGGCAGTTCCCTGAGCTCTAAAGATGCAGAGCCAAAACGCTACTACATCCGTGACTGGAACGAATACGCAGCGGTGCAGAACAACGCCACCAGCAAAGAAGATCTGACCAAAGCACTGGAAGATGCAGTAAAACGCCAGCTGATGACCGACGTCCCTTACGGCGTACTGCTGTCCGGTGGTCTGGACTCCTCGATCACTTCTGCAGTCGCAAAACGTTTTGCAGCAATGCGTATTGAAGACGATGAAAAATCCGCAGCATGGTGGCCACAACTGCACTCATTTGCCATTGGCCTGGAAGGCGCACCGGATCTGAAAGCGGCTCGTGAAGTGGCGGACAAACTGGGTACTGTACACCACGAAATGACCTACACCGTACAGGAAGGTCTGGATGCCATCCGTGACGTGATTTATCACATCGAAACGTATGATGTCACCACTATCCGTGCATCAACGCCGATGTTCCTGATGGGCCGTAAAATCAAGGCCATGGGGATTAAAATGGTTCTGTCAGGCGAAGGCGCTGACGAAATCTTCGGTGGCTACCTGTACTTCCACAAGGCACCAAACGCACAGGAATTCCACGAGGAAACCGTCCGTAAACTGCTGGCGCTGAACATGTTTGACTGTGCCCGTGCCAACAAATCTCTGGCAGCATGGGGTGTTGAAGGCCGGGTACCATTCCTGGACAAAGAGTTCATCGACGTGGCAATGCGCCTCAACCCGGCCGACAAGATGTGTGGCAACGGTAAGATGGAAAAACACATCCTGCGTGAGTGTTTTGAACATTACCTGCCAGAGTCCATCGCATGGCGTCAGAAAGAGCAGTTCTCTGATGGCGTAGGCTACAACTGGATCGACACACTAAAAGCAACTGCTGAAGCGAAAGTCACTGATCAGCAGATGGAAACCGCGAAGTACCGCTTCCCGTACAACACACCATCGACCAAAGAAGGTTACGTGTACCGCGAGATCTTTGAAGAACTGTTCCCGCTGGAATCAGCGGCGCACTGTGTCCCTGGCGGCCCTTCGGTTGCCTGCTCTTCGGCGAAAGCAGTAGAATGGGATGAGTCGTTCAAAAACTGTATCGACCCGTCAGGTCGTGCAGTAAAAGCGGTTCACAACGAAGCATACTAA
- the rfaH gene encoding transcription/translation regulatory transformer protein RfaH yields the protein MKRWYLLYCKRGEQVRAKAHLENQGVECFYPEIEVEKILRGKRQKVREPLFPSYMFVRFDFQQGPTFTTVRSTRGVADFIRFGSEPKEIQGDLVYELKQFGCALQAMSQSQGPVKGQEIEVKGGQFKGLKAIYQEPDGESRSIMLVKMISQPVAMSIDNKHLDLKG from the coding sequence ATGAAACGTTGGTATTTACTGTACTGTAAACGAGGAGAGCAGGTCAGAGCGAAAGCCCATCTGGAAAATCAGGGGGTAGAGTGCTTTTATCCGGAAATCGAAGTCGAGAAAATTTTACGCGGCAAGCGGCAAAAAGTGCGGGAACCGTTATTTCCGTCTTACATGTTTGTCCGTTTTGATTTTCAGCAAGGTCCGACATTCACCACGGTACGTTCAACGCGCGGGGTGGCGGATTTTATTCGTTTCGGCTCTGAGCCTAAAGAGATCCAGGGTGACTTAGTCTACGAACTGAAGCAGTTCGGCTGTGCATTGCAGGCGATGTCCCAGTCTCAAGGGCCGGTGAAGGGACAGGAAATTGAAGTCAAAGGTGGTCAGTTCAAAGGGCTGAAGGCTATCTATCAGGAGCCGGACGGTGAGAGCCGTTCGATTATGCTGGTGAAAATGATCAGTCAGCCAGTGGCGATGAGCATTGATAACAAGCATCTCGACCTGAAAGGTTAA
- the dtpA gene encoding dipeptide/tripeptide permease DtpA has product MSDLNIFKQPKPFYLIFSIEFWERFGFYGMQAILTVYMVKILNMDESTSFVLFGAFSALVYGFVAAGGWIGDKVIGSKRAVTLGAIILMIGYALLGLSTAEQSFGGPTLIFIAMGFITVGNGLFKANPSSLLAKVYPENDPRLDGAFTMYYMAINLGSFISMIITPIVAERAGYGMAFGVSAIGLAITVVNFIMCQGMLRKVGSPADLAPVNKTKLLLVTVGSVIASFVCSYLLQNLALAHGILVVAGLTIVFFYFKEALSIRGIERQKMLVAFVLMLQGVVFFVLYFQMPTSLNFFAIHNVSHDIFGIGVEPEQFQALNPFWIMVASPVLAMLYGKLGDRLSMPFKFACGMALCAMSFLILSWGANFANAEGIISSNWLVLCYAFQSIGELLVSGLGLAMVAQLVPQRMMGFAMGMWFLTSATAAVIAGWVASLTSVPSHVASATESLAIYGDVFGKIGYATAAITVLTFLIAPKLSKICRGENEVVLETAQA; this is encoded by the coding sequence ATGTCAGACTTGAATATATTCAAGCAACCTAAACCATTCTATTTGATCTTTTCAATAGAATTTTGGGAGCGATTCGGATTCTACGGGATGCAAGCCATCCTGACCGTTTACATGGTCAAAATTCTGAATATGGATGAATCGACCTCTTTTGTTCTGTTTGGTGCCTTTTCTGCGCTGGTTTACGGTTTCGTTGCCGCCGGTGGTTGGATCGGTGACAAGGTCATCGGCAGTAAACGGGCCGTGACGCTAGGTGCCATCATTTTAATGATTGGTTATGCCCTGCTTGGCTTGTCCACCGCAGAGCAAAGCTTCGGTGGTCCGACACTTATCTTTATTGCCATGGGCTTTATCACTGTGGGTAACGGCCTGTTCAAAGCCAACCCGTCCAGCCTGCTGGCCAAAGTCTACCCGGAAAACGATCCTCGCCTCGATGGCGCGTTCACCATGTATTACATGGCGATTAACCTCGGTTCGTTCATTTCGATGATCATCACCCCAATCGTAGCAGAGCGTGCCGGCTACGGCATGGCATTTGGTGTCAGCGCGATTGGCCTGGCGATCACTGTGGTTAACTTCATCATGTGCCAGGGCATGCTGCGCAAAGTCGGCTCACCGGCTGATCTGGCACCGGTGAATAAAACCAAACTGCTGCTGGTCACCGTTGGCTCTGTTATTGCCAGCTTTGTATGTAGCTACCTGCTGCAGAACCTGGCACTGGCGCACGGTATCCTGGTTGTCGCCGGCTTGACGATTGTATTTTTCTACTTTAAAGAAGCCCTGTCGATTCGCGGTATCGAGCGCCAGAAAATGCTGGTTGCTTTCGTGCTGATGCTGCAAGGTGTGGTGTTCTTCGTGCTCTACTTCCAGATGCCAACCTCACTCAACTTCTTTGCGATTCATAACGTCAGCCACGATATCTTTGGTATTGGTGTTGAGCCGGAGCAATTCCAGGCTCTGAACCCGTTCTGGATCATGGTGGCCAGTCCGGTCCTGGCGATGCTGTACGGCAAACTGGGCGATCGTCTGTCGATGCCGTTTAAATTTGCCTGTGGTATGGCGCTGTGTGCCATGTCATTCCTGATCCTGTCCTGGGGAGCGAACTTTGCCAATGCTGAAGGCATCATCAGTTCAAACTGGCTGGTGTTGTGTTACGCATTCCAGTCGATCGGTGAACTGCTGGTGTCCGGTCTGGGCCTGGCCATGGTGGCTCAGCTGGTTCCGCAGCGTATGATGGGCTTTGCGATGGGGATGTGGTTTTTGACCTCAGCAACCGCAGCCGTTATTGCTGGCTGGGTCGCAAGTCTGACCTCGGTACCGAGCCATGTAGCGTCCGCCACTGAATCACTGGCTATCTACGGTGATGTGTTTGGTAAGATTGGTTATGCCACTGCGGCCATTACCGTACTGACCTTCCTGATTGCACCTAAGCTGAGTAAAATCTGCCGTGGTGAGAACGAAGTCGTGCTGGAAACCGCGCAAGCTTAA
- the hemH gene encoding ferrochelatase yields the protein MQNNKNYGVLLANLGTPQAPTAAEVKRFLSEFLHDQRVVDMSRWLWCPILHGIILPLRSPKVAKLYQSIWMDEGSPLMVYSKRQQQGLQQALNIPVEMGMTYGEPSLLSGVQKLQQQGVDSIIVLPLYPQYSGTTSAAVFDGVAKAMKQVDVVPDLSFVRDYHDHPLYIQALADKVRQSWQENGQGDLLVCSYHGIPKRYADNGDIYPQHCEQTTRLLAAELGLAPEKVLMTYQSRFGREEWLQPYTDKTLQALPGQGVKKLDILCPAFSVDCLETLEEISEQNCEIFLHAGGETFHYIECLNDSAAHIAMMASLVRERL from the coding sequence ATGCAAAACAACAAAAATTATGGTGTGCTGTTAGCCAATCTGGGGACGCCACAAGCGCCGACGGCGGCTGAGGTAAAACGTTTTCTGAGTGAATTCCTGCACGACCAGCGTGTGGTGGATATGAGCCGCTGGCTGTGGTGTCCGATCCTGCATGGCATTATTCTGCCGTTACGTTCGCCAAAGGTGGCTAAGCTGTACCAGAGTATCTGGATGGATGAAGGCTCACCGCTGATGGTCTATTCCAAACGTCAGCAGCAGGGCTTGCAACAGGCGCTCAATATACCGGTTGAAATGGGCATGACTTACGGCGAGCCTAGCCTGCTGAGCGGCGTTCAGAAGCTGCAGCAGCAAGGTGTGGACAGCATTATTGTTCTGCCGTTGTATCCGCAGTATTCCGGAACAACCAGCGCGGCGGTGTTTGACGGTGTGGCGAAAGCGATGAAACAGGTTGATGTGGTGCCGGATCTGAGCTTCGTGCGCGATTACCACGATCATCCGCTTTACATCCAAGCGCTGGCCGACAAGGTGCGTCAGTCCTGGCAGGAGAATGGTCAGGGTGATCTGTTGGTCTGTTCCTATCACGGTATTCCCAAGCGCTATGCGGATAATGGTGATATTTATCCTCAGCATTGTGAGCAGACCACCCGTCTTTTGGCTGCCGAGCTTGGCCTGGCTCCTGAAAAAGTTCTGATGACTTATCAGTCACGGTTTGGTCGTGAAGAGTGGCTGCAGCCGTATACGGACAAAACCCTGCAGGCACTGCCGGGGCAAGGTGTCAAAAAGCTTGATATTCTGTGTCCGGCCTTCTCGGTTGACTGTCTCGAAACCCTGGAAGAAATTTCCGAGCAGAACTGCGAGATTTTTCTGCATGCCGGCGGAGAAACATTCCACTATATCGAGTGTCTCAACGATTCAGCCGCTCATATCGCGATGATGGCAAGTCTGGTCAGAGAACGACTGTAA
- the adk gene encoding adenylate kinase — MRIILLGAPGAGKGTQAQFIMEKYGIPQISTGDMLRAAIKAGTELGKQAKAVIDAGQLVSDEIILGLIKERIAAEDCQKGFLLDGFPRTIPQADGLKEMGVDVDYVIEFDVADDVIVERMAGRRAHLASGRTYHVVYNPPKVEGKDDVTGEDLVIREDDKEETVRARLDVYHTQTAPLIEYYGKEAQAGNTKYLKFDGTKQVAEVSADIEKALA; from the coding sequence ATGCGCATCATTCTTCTAGGTGCTCCAGGTGCAGGTAAAGGCACACAAGCTCAATTCATCATGGAGAAGTACGGTATTCCACAAATCTCTACTGGTGACATGCTACGTGCTGCGATCAAAGCGGGTACAGAGCTTGGTAAACAAGCGAAAGCCGTTATCGATGCTGGTCAGCTAGTTTCTGATGAAATCATTCTTGGTCTGATCAAAGAGCGTATCGCTGCAGAAGATTGCCAAAAGGGCTTTCTGCTGGATGGTTTCCCACGCACTATCCCGCAAGCGGACGGTCTGAAAGAAATGGGTGTTGACGTTGACTACGTGATTGAGTTTGACGTTGCTGATGATGTGATCGTTGAGCGCATGGCGGGCCGTCGTGCTCACCTGGCTTCAGGTCGTACTTACCACGTTGTTTACAATCCGCCAAAAGTGGAAGGTAAAGATGACGTGACGGGTGAAGATCTGGTTATCCGTGAAGATGACAAAGAAGAAACCGTACGTGCACGTCTGGATGTATACCACACTCAAACTGCACCACTGATTGAATACTACGGTAAAGAAGCGCAAGCGGGTAACACTAAATACCTGAAATTCGACGGCACTAAGCAAGTGGCTGAAGTAAGCGCAGATATCGAGAAAGCACTGGCTTAA
- the htpG gene encoding molecular chaperone HtpG produces MSETAMANKETRGFQSEVKQLLHLMIHSLYSNKEIFLRELISNASDAADKLRFQALSNADLYQNDADLGVKLSFDSEANTLTISDNGIGMSRDDVIEHLGTIAKSGTAEFFSKLSQDQSKDSQLIGQFGVGFYSAFIVADAVTVRSRAAGLAAEEAVQWYSQGEGDYTVETITKSSRGTDIILHLRDEGKEFLSEWRLRDVISKYSDHIGIPVYIQTQVMDEEGKPSGETQWEQINKAQALWTRAKSDISDEEYQEFYKHVSHDFADPLVWSHNKVEGKNDYTSLLYIPAKAPWDMYNRDHKHGLKLYVQRVFIMDDAEQFMPSYLRFVRGLIDSNDLPLNVSREILQDNKVTQSLRNACTKRVLTMLERMASNDAEKYQGFWKEFGMVLKEGLAEDMSNKEKIAGLLRFASSDSESAEQNVSLSAYVERMKEGQDKIYYLTADSYSAAKNSPHLEQFKARGIEVVLMYDRIDEWMMNYLTEFDGKQFQSISKAGLDLSKFEDEAEKEKHKETEQEFKSVVERVKEYLGARVKDVRTTFKLASTPAVVVTDDFEMGTQMAKLLAAAGQAAPEVKYILEINPEHAMVKRMADEPDQEAFARWVEVLLGQAMLAERGAMEDPSQFVTAINQLLTKVE; encoded by the coding sequence ATGAGCGAAACTGCAATGGCAAACAAAGAAACACGTGGTTTTCAATCTGAAGTTAAGCAACTACTTCATCTGATGATACATTCTTTGTATTCCAACAAAGAAATCTTCCTGCGTGAGCTGATCTCGAACGCATCAGATGCAGCGGATAAATTGCGTTTTCAGGCGTTATCTAACGCAGATTTGTATCAAAATGATGCTGATCTTGGAGTGAAGTTGTCGTTTGACAGCGAAGCGAATACTTTGACCATCTCTGACAACGGTATCGGCATGAGCCGTGACGATGTGATTGAGCATCTGGGTACGATCGCCAAGTCGGGTACGGCTGAATTTTTCTCAAAATTATCTCAAGATCAATCTAAAGACTCACAATTGATCGGTCAGTTCGGGGTCGGTTTTTACTCGGCCTTTATTGTTGCCGATGCGGTGACGGTACGTTCACGTGCGGCGGGCCTGGCGGCAGAAGAAGCGGTGCAATGGTATTCACAAGGTGAAGGCGATTACACCGTGGAGACCATCACGAAATCTTCCCGTGGTACTGACATCATTTTGCACCTGCGTGACGAAGGTAAAGAGTTCCTGTCGGAATGGCGTCTGCGCGATGTGATCTCGAAATACTCAGACCACATCGGTATCCCGGTCTACATCCAGACTCAGGTGATGGATGAGGAAGGCAAGCCAAGCGGTGAAACCCAGTGGGAGCAAATCAACAAAGCGCAGGCTTTGTGGACTCGTGCCAAATCTGATATCAGTGATGAAGAGTATCAGGAGTTCTACAAGCATGTATCACACGATTTTGCTGATCCTCTGGTGTGGAGCCACAACAAAGTCGAAGGCAAAAACGACTACACCAGTCTGTTGTACATTCCGGCTAAAGCGCCTTGGGATATGTACAACCGCGATCACAAGCATGGCCTGAAACTGTACGTGCAGCGCGTGTTCATCATGGATGACGCTGAACAGTTTATGCCGTCTTATTTACGTTTTGTGCGTGGCCTGATTGACTCTAACGATCTGCCGCTCAACGTGTCGCGCGAAATTCTGCAGGATAACAAGGTCACGCAATCGCTGCGTAACGCTTGTACCAAGCGGGTGCTGACCATGCTGGAACGCATGGCGTCCAACGATGCAGAAAAATATCAGGGCTTCTGGAAAGAATTTGGTATGGTGCTGAAAGAAGGCCTGGCCGAAGACATGTCCAACAAAGAGAAGATTGCCGGCCTGCTGCGTTTTGCTTCCAGCGACAGTGAATCTGCTGAGCAGAATGTCAGCCTGAGTGCTTATGTTGAACGCATGAAAGAAGGTCAGGATAAGATTTACTACCTGACGGCGGACAGTTACAGCGCAGCGAAAAACAGCCCGCACCTGGAGCAGTTTAAAGCCAGAGGCATCGAAGTCGTGCTGATGTACGATCGCATTGATGAGTGGATGATGAACTATCTGACCGAGTTTGACGGTAAGCAGTTCCAGTCCATCAGTAAAGCGGGCCTTGATCTGAGCAAGTTTGAAGACGAAGCGGAAAAAGAGAAACACAAAGAGACAGAACAAGAGTTTAAATCTGTCGTTGAACGTGTGAAAGAGTACCTGGGCGCGCGGGTTAAAGACGTGCGTACCACCTTCAAACTGGCTTCAACCCCTGCGGTAGTGGTCACTGATGACTTTGAAATGGGCACACAGATGGCGAAACTGCTGGCGGCTGCCGGTCAAGCGGCGCCGGAAGTGAAGTACATTCTTGAAATCAACCCGGAACACGCCATGGTGAAACGTATGGCTGATGAGCCGGATCAGGAAGCGTTTGCCCGTTGGGTAGAAGTGCTGCTTGGCCAGGCGATGCTGGCGGAACGTGGTGCGATGGAAGATCCGTCACAATTTGTCACTGCAATCAATCAGCTTTTGACTAAGGTTGAATAA
- a CDS encoding transcriptional regulator, with translation MSNTATKFILADRFTFDPTSNSLVDKEADNENVRLGSNESRILLLLSQRPNEVITRNELHDFVWREQGFEVDDSSLTQAVSTLRKMLKDSTKSPQFVKTVPKRGYQLIAEVEPLEADETVQAPDEQPEHPDSSGSSVMPADIQVTANSVPAYTTSTNTEKADHLPLTLLHKCDLRVKIMLIVAILLPLCVILFTSPAPSKLRQLANYNGVTVSAPVNQPDLSAWMPLIESCIIKYAKLHPGEMAPKEVIATGGHNNQLVLNYIHAPQFSGQNITLRILSTEEDIDQICQ, from the coding sequence ATGAGTAATACAGCCACAAAGTTCATTCTTGCTGACAGATTTACTTTCGACCCAACGAGCAATTCGCTAGTAGACAAAGAAGCCGACAATGAGAATGTTCGTCTCGGAAGCAATGAAAGCCGCATACTATTACTGCTATCTCAACGCCCAAATGAAGTGATAACCCGCAATGAACTGCATGATTTCGTCTGGCGTGAGCAAGGATTTGAAGTCGATGACTCAAGCCTGACCCAAGCCGTATCAACACTGCGCAAGATGTTGAAAGATTCGACAAAATCACCGCAATTCGTTAAAACTGTACCCAAACGTGGCTATCAGTTGATCGCAGAAGTTGAACCATTAGAAGCCGACGAAACGGTCCAGGCGCCGGATGAACAACCAGAGCACCCCGACAGCTCCGGTAGTAGCGTCATGCCCGCTGATATTCAGGTGACGGCAAACTCTGTCCCTGCATACACCACCAGCACGAATACAGAAAAGGCCGATCACTTACCTCTGACTTTACTGCACAAGTGCGATCTGCGGGTCAAGATCATGCTGATTGTCGCCATCTTACTGCCTCTATGTGTCATTTTGTTTACCAGCCCGGCCCCCTCCAAGCTGCGCCAGTTAGCCAATTACAATGGCGTAACGGTCAGTGCCCCTGTCAACCAGCCTGATCTGAGTGCCTGGATGCCACTGATTGAATCCTGCATCATCAAATACGCTAAGCTTCACCCGGGTGAAATGGCACCCAAAGAGGTCATCGCCACCGGCGGCCACAATAATCAACTGGTGCTGAACTACATTCATGCCCCTCAGTTTTCCGGACAGAACATTACCCTACGTATCCTGTCCACCGAAGAAGATATTGATCAGATTTGCCAGTGA
- a CDS encoding regulatory protein ToxS — translation MNRRIAILILLISAAFSAWFYWFSDIKLQQVLTSREWQSKMVTLIESKQQNDSVGPLRRVDVTSNVKYLPNGTYLRVSLVKLYAMDKSVPEDVINCSESGEWDVSDNYLLLTPTDFKDVSSTQSKDFTPEQLQLITQLFRMDSEQSQRVDIVNDKTLLLTNLNHGSTVLFGNK, via the coding sequence ATGAACAGAAGAATTGCGATCCTGATTTTGCTGATTTCTGCCGCATTCAGCGCTTGGTTTTACTGGTTCAGTGACATCAAACTGCAACAGGTGCTGACCTCGCGCGAATGGCAATCCAAAATGGTCACCCTGATTGAGAGTAAACAACAAAATGATTCCGTTGGCCCGCTGCGCCGGGTTGATGTCACTTCAAACGTCAAGTACCTGCCTAACGGCACCTACCTGCGTGTGTCGTTAGTCAAGTTGTATGCGATGGATAAATCGGTACCGGAAGATGTGATCAACTGCTCGGAATCAGGCGAATGGGACGTCAGTGATAACTACCTGCTGCTGACACCGACCGATTTTAAAGACGTCTCTTCCACCCAGAGTAAAGATTTCACCCCCGAGCAGCTGCAATTGATCACCCAGCTGTTCCGCATGGACTCGGAGCAGAGTCAGCGGGTAGATATCGTCAATGATAAAACCCTGCTGCTGACCAACCTTAATCACGGCTCCACCGTGTTGTTCGGCAATAAATAG
- a CDS encoding SelT/SelW/SelH family protein, with protein MDKARIDIYYCRQCNWMLRSTWLTQELLHTFSEEIATISLHPDTGGRFEIFCNGEQIWERKQDGGFPEAKVLKQRVRDLIDPQRDLGHSDRK; from the coding sequence ATGGACAAAGCCCGTATCGATATTTACTACTGTCGCCAGTGCAACTGGATGTTACGTTCCACCTGGTTAACCCAGGAGCTGTTGCATACCTTCAGTGAAGAGATCGCAACCATCTCGCTCCACCCCGATACCGGTGGCCGGTTTGAAATTTTCTGTAACGGTGAACAGATCTGGGAACGCAAACAGGATGGCGGTTTTCCGGAGGCTAAAGTGCTCAAGCAACGCGTGCGTGATTTGATTGATCCGCAACGCGACCTCGGCCATTCAGACCGTAAATAA